In Corylus avellana chromosome ca2, CavTom2PMs-1.0, the following proteins share a genomic window:
- the LOC132172634 gene encoding ribonuclease 3-like, with translation MKLVFAWLVGFALCFQAGTLAIDFYYLTIQWPKSFCNSKAHISCTSVPNHFTIHGLWQEMNNGAPVPPPPVKQPFDNVQVKSDPALYQTMQQIWPGLTITMPNEIFWKHEWDQHGAFTSFTQHDYFKTTVDRANDLGVLKLIHQAGINIGQQYTVKDFKSAIQAAVGLKLGRPLEMHITCNLDLISSTRQKMVAQIHEIRFCTDNTGLQFINCTSKSSIWPCDKTKTYALPLP, from the exons atgaagctaGTTTTTGCTTGGTTGGTTGGTTTTGCTTTGTGTTTTCAAGCTGGAACGTTGGCTATTGATTTTTACTACCTCACAATACAATGGCCGAAGTCCTTCTGCAACTCAAAAGCTCACATAAGTTGCACAAGTGTTCCAAATCACTTCACCATCCATGGCTTATGGCAAGAGATGAACAATGGCGCCCCAGTCCCTCCTCCTCCTGTCAAACAACCATTCGATAATGTTCAG GTGAAAAGTGACCCAGCTCTCTACCAAACAATGCAGCAAATTTGGCCCGGATTAACAATCACAATGCCTAACGAGATATTTTGGAAGCACGAATGGGATCAACATGGAGCTTTTACCAGTTTCACTCAACATGATTACTTTAAAACAACTGTGGACAGGGCCAATGATCTCGGAGTTCTCAAGCTGATTCATCAAGCTG GGATCAATATTGGTCAGCAATACACGGTTAAGGACTTCAAGAGTGCCATCCAAGCTGCAGTGGGCTTGAAACTCGGCCGGCCACTTGAAATGCACATTACATGCAACTTAGACTTAATCAGTAGTACTAGACAGAAAATGGTGGCTCAGATACATGAGATAAGGTTCTGTACCGATAACACTGGACTTCAATTCATAAACTGTACATCGAAGAGTAGTATTTGGCCATGCGATAAAACCAAGACGTATGCTCTTCCTCTTCCATGA